From Rhododendron vialii isolate Sample 1 chromosome 10a, ASM3025357v1, the proteins below share one genomic window:
- the LOC131302581 gene encoding putative disease resistance protein RGA3, translated as MADVLLSSLLQTIFTTLTSSALQEFGIAWGLETELKNLESTLSTIQVVLVDAEAKQWTSEPIKNWLRKLKDSAYDADNVLDEFTTEALKRKLDSQIHRVSAFFSLPNRLIFRLKMGNKIKGVKESLDRIAGERSFHLTEGLMVPESRGVEGRQTSSFVNESEILGRNDEKERIINMLLDDLSDRNGVSVCAVCGMGGLGKTTLAKLVYNDKRVEGHFDLRLWVCVSDDFDIKRLTGAIVESIEGGACNITNLDPLQCRLQEKLSGRRYLLVLDDVWNEYHEKWDRLKDVLRCGAKGSKVVVTTRSQKVAHIMATLPVHLMVGLSEDDSWSLFEQRAFDNRRMEEDHELFEIGKAIAKKCGGLPLAIKALGSLMQFKSSKSEWLSVRDSKIWDLPDDGSTILPALRLSYDNLPPHLRQCFAYCCIFLKDSRMEKDTLIELWMANGFIPSKGETTLHDTGHEIFNDLVWRSFLQDVEEYFDGKTVCKMHDLMHDLALSIMQYDLYVMDPHKDLKVPGKVRHVLLNSRSAGGVTLNEAMLEVPSLRSFVLHPNHDFSWEEVSPWISKQKYLRVLDLSGYNIFGKVPTLISNSNHLRYLDMSYSCIVYVPESICDLQNLETLKLKNCFELCKLPKRMKHMRNLIDLDIKGCDSLISMPPKLGQLTSLRRLSIFIVGQAEGYRIGELKELNLAGELEIKKLNNVRSPADVKNANLKGKHDLVSLNLHWSDHKEENLPNDVEGLLESLQPHSNLKKLSISYYRGSKFPNWMSGLSSLKLLRLHDCPKLGNLSGLEILNSLDSLDIFGCHSLTDLKGLEGLTSLRSLHIVDCLKLRSLSEGMQHLTVLREFSIIGCPEIQSFPEGMRHLNSLRNMIILHCKGLISLPNWLGSLQSLSYLRDSAL; from the exons ATGGCAGATGtactcctctcctctctcttacAGACAATCTTCACGACCTTGACCTCCTCAGCCCTACAGGAGTTCGGAATCGCCTGGGGTCTCGAAACTGAGCTGAAAAATCTGGAGAGTACTTTGAGTACAATCCAGGTAGTGCTTGTTGATGCAGAGGCCAAGCAATGGACGAGCGAGCCCATCAAGAATTGGCTCCGAAAGCTCAAGGATTCAGCTTACGATGCCGACAACGTGTTGGACGAATTCACCACCGAAGCCCTCAAACGAAAACTGGATTCTCAAATACACCGAGTAAGtgcctttttctctcttccaaATCGGCTTATATTTCGTTTAAAGATGGGGAATAAGATTAAGGGTGTTAAGGAGAGTTTGGATAGAATTGCTGGAGAGAGAAGTTTTCACCTGACGGAGGGCTTGATGGTGCCCGAATCTCGTGGGGTGGAGGGAAGACAGACTAGTTCCTTCGTGAATGAATCCGAAATTCTTGGAAGGAATGACGAGAAAGAAAGGATAATTAACATGTTGCTCGATGATTTGAGCGACCGCAATGGTGTTTCGGTGTGTGCTGTATGCGGCATGGGGGGCCTCGGCAAGACTACACTCGCTAAATTGGTGTACAATGATAAGAGAGTGGAGGGGCACTTCGATTTAAGACTTTGGGTTTGCGTGTCCGATGATTTCGACATAAAGAGACTAACGGGAGCGATTGTAGAGTCCATAGAAGGAGGCGCGTGCAATATCACAAACTTGGATCCACTCCAATGCCGCCTCCAAGAAAAATTGAGCGGCAGGAGATATTTGCTTGTCTTGGACGACGTGTGGAATGAGTACCACGAGAAGTGGGATAGACTAAAAGACGTACTTAGGTGTGGAGCTAAAGGCAGTAAGGTTGTAGTGACAACAAGGAGTCAGAAAGTTGCTCATATTATGGCTACGCTTCCTGTGCACCTTATGGTTGGTCTATCGGAGGATGATTCTTGGTCCTTGTTTGAGCAACGAGCTTTTGACAATCGAAGGATGGAGGAAGACCATGAGCTGTTTGAGATTGGGAAGGCGATAGCCAAAAAATGCGGAGGGTTGCCCTTAGCGATAAAAGCTCTAGGAAGCCTCATGCAGTTTAAAAGCAGTAAAAGTGAATGGTTATCTGTGAGGGATAGTAAGATTTGGGATCTACCAGATGATGGAAGTACGATCTTGCCTGCCCTAAGGTTGAGCTATGACAATTTACCTCCACACTTGAGGCAATGTTTTGCTTATTGTTGTATATTCCTTAAAGACAGTCGGATGGAGAAAGACACGTTAATTGAGCTGTGGATGGCAAATGGTTTTATTCCCTCCAAGGGAGAAACAACTTTGCATGATACGGGCCATGAGATTTTTAATGACTTGGTTTGGAGGTCCTTCTTACAAGATGTGGAGGAATATTTCGATGGCAAAACCGTATGTAAAATGCATGATCTTATGCATGATCTGGCGCTATCTATTATGCAATATGATTTATATGTTATGGACCCGCATAAGGATCTGAAAGTTCCAGGAAAGGTTCGTCACGTGCTTCTTAACAGTCGATCAGCAGGGGGAGTAACTTTGAATGAGGCTATGCTTGAGGTTCCATCTCTACGGTCGTTTGTTTTACATCCAAACCATGATTTTTCTTGGGAAGAAGTGTCTCCTTGGATATCCAAGCAGAAGTATCTCAGGGTGTTGGATTTGAGTGGTTACAATATTTTTGGGAAAGTACCAACATTAATTTCGAACTCCAACCATCTTAGGTACCTCGACATGTCGTACTCTTGCATAGTATATGTTCCAGAATCCATATGTGATCTCCAAAACCTAGAGACTTTGAAACTTAAAAATTGTTTTGAGCTTTGTAAGTTGCCCAAACGCATGAAACATATGAGAAATCTCATAGACCTGGACATTAAAGGGTGTGATTCTCTTATTTCTATGCCTCCTAAATTGGGACAACTGACTTCCCTACGAAGACTAAGCATATTCATTGTGGGCCAAGCTGAGGGTTACCGTATTGGCGAGCTGAAAGAATTAAATCTTGCGGGGGAGCTAGAAATAAAGAAACTTAATAATGTAAGAAGTCCAGCCGACGTCAAGAATGCCAATTTGAAGGGGAAACATGATCTTGTTTCTCTGAATTTACATTGGAGTGATCACAAAGAAGAAAACTTACCCAATGATGTTGAAGGGTTGCTTGAGAGTCTCCAACCTCACTCGAATCTAAAAAAGCTGAGTATAAGTTATTATCGAGgttcaaagtttccaaattgGATGT CTGGTTTGTCTTCTCTGAAGCTATTGAGACTTCATGACTGCCCTAAACTAGGAAATTTGTCAGGACTCGAAATCCTAAACTCTCTGGACTCACTTGATATATTTGGATGTCACAGTCTTACAGACCTTAAGGGCTTGGAAGGCTTAACTTCCCTCAGATCCTTACATATTGTAGACTGTCTCAAACTAAGGTCGTTATCGGAGGGAATGCAACATCTGACGGTACTCCGAGAGTTCAGTATCATTGGATGTCCAGAGATACAATCTTTTCCAGAGGGCATGCGACATTTGAATTCTCTCCGGAATATGATAATACTCCATTGCAAAGGATTAATTTCTCTACCAAACTGGCTAGGAAGCCTCCAGTCGCTATCATACTTAAGAGATTCGGCGTTGTAG
- the LOC131302593 gene encoding 2-hydroxyacyl-CoA lyase-like: protein MINKEIKDDPFCLGKTHPWVEAIQKKANENVSKMEAQLAKDVVPFNFLTPMRIIRDAILGVGSPAPIVVSEGANTMDVGRSVLVQTEPRTRLDAGTWGTMGVGLGYCIAAAVASPDRLVVAVEGDSGFGFSAMEVETLVRYQLPVVVIVFNNGGVYGGDRRSPEEITGPFKDDPAPTSFVPGAAYHLLIEAFGGKGYLVETPDELKSALTESFAARKPAVINVTIDPYAGAESGRLQHKN, encoded by the exons ATGATTAATAAGGAGATTAAGGATGACCCTTTTTGCTTGGGGAAAACTCACCCTTGGGTTGAAGCTATACAAAAGAAAGCGAATGAGAACGTGTCAAAAATGGAGGCTCAGTTGGCAAAGGACGTTGTGCCGTTCAATTTTCTGACACCGATGAGAATTATAAGGGATGCAATTTTGGGAGTGGGTAGTCCTGCTCCGATAGTTGTTTCTGAAGGGGCAAACACAATGGATGTTGGTAGGTCTGTGTTGGTTCAGACGGAGCCTAGGACTAGGCTTGATGCTGGGACATGGGGGACAATGGGGGTTGGTCTTGGTTACTGCATTGCTGCAGCTGTGGCTTCACCTGACAGGCTTGTGGTAGCAGTCGAAGGGGACTCTGGATTTGGGTTTAGTGCTATGGAAGTTGAG ACGTTGGTTCGATATCAGTTACCTGTGGTGGTGATAGTTTTCAACAACGGTGGTGTATATGGCGGTGATAGGAGAAGCCCTGAAGAAATTACTGGTCCTTTTAAGGATGACCCTGCACCTACTTCATTTGTCCCTGGTGCAGCTTATCATCTCCTAATTGAAGCTTTTGGGGGCAAGGGTTATCTTGTCGAGACACCCGATGAACTCAAATCTGCTCTTACTGAATCTTTCGCGGCCCGGAAGCCAGCTGTGATAAACGTCACGATCGATCCATATGCTGGTGCTGAAAGTGGGAGACTTCAGCACAAGAACTGA